A window of Pedococcus aerophilus contains these coding sequences:
- a CDS encoding GNAT family N-acetyltransferase yields MSELTVCRVEPAHWQLHRAVRLAMLLDAPRAYGSTFAREIAFDDGVWHERIRDGAAWLALRGELPVGSVTMWQVPGRPEDEATLVAMWVASHARGTGVADALVQALLDHASGLGLRRVTLDVADDNGRAAAFYARLGFVETGVRGELPHVPGAGEFEMELLLDGRPVVTG; encoded by the coding sequence ATGAGTGAGCTGACCGTGTGCCGCGTGGAGCCCGCGCACTGGCAGCTCCACAGGGCGGTGCGGCTCGCGATGCTGCTCGACGCCCCGCGCGCCTACGGGAGCACGTTCGCGCGCGAGATCGCGTTCGACGACGGGGTCTGGCACGAACGAATCCGCGATGGTGCGGCGTGGCTGGCGCTGCGTGGTGAGCTGCCGGTCGGCTCGGTGACGATGTGGCAGGTTCCCGGTCGTCCCGAGGACGAGGCGACGCTGGTGGCCATGTGGGTGGCCTCGCACGCCCGGGGCACCGGGGTGGCGGATGCCCTCGTCCAGGCCCTGCTCGACCACGCGTCGGGCCTCGGGCTGCGCCGGGTCACGCTGGACGTGGCCGATGACAACGGTCGGGCGGCGGCGTTCTACGCGCGGCTCGGGTTCGTCGAGACCGGCGTGCGGGGCGAGCTGCCCCATGTGCCCGGTGCGGGGGAGTTCGAGATGGAGCTCCTGCTCGACGGGCGCCCGGTCGTCACTGGGTGA
- a CDS encoding acetoin utilization protein AcuC, giving the protein MPSQVRVVWDPGFTAYNFGPGHPMSPVRLDLTARLCDALGVFDLDGVDVFSPEVPADAVLETVHDPGYIAAVRAASLDPGGADASRGLGTEDDPAFAGMHEASARIAEGTRALCEDVWEGRAEHGVNFCGGMHHAMPGNAAGFCIYNDIAVGIQWLLDHGAERVAYIDVDVHHGDGVERAFWNDPRVLTVSLHESGRALFPGTGFPGDIGGPDAEGAAVNIALPPGTGDSAWLRALHSTALPLVRAYKPDVLVTQHGCDTHAQDPLAHLSLSVDAQRAAADALHRLSHEVCEGRWVAVGGGGYEIVDVVPRSWTHLTAIAAHHPVPLTESVPQDWLDHVRTLLGREGPRRMGDLDPAEGPIWHQPWDMGYNPHSEVDRAVMATRQAVFALHGLDVWFD; this is encoded by the coding sequence ATGCCCTCACAGGTGCGGGTGGTCTGGGACCCCGGCTTCACCGCCTACAACTTCGGGCCGGGTCATCCCATGAGCCCGGTCCGCCTCGACCTGACCGCGCGGCTCTGCGACGCGCTCGGGGTGTTCGACCTCGACGGGGTCGACGTCTTCAGCCCCGAGGTCCCGGCGGATGCTGTCCTCGAGACCGTCCACGACCCCGGCTACATCGCCGCGGTCCGCGCCGCCTCCCTCGACCCCGGCGGGGCCGACGCGTCCCGGGGCCTGGGCACCGAGGACGACCCCGCGTTCGCGGGAATGCACGAGGCGAGCGCCCGCATCGCCGAGGGCACCCGGGCGCTGTGCGAGGACGTCTGGGAGGGCCGTGCCGAGCACGGGGTCAACTTCTGCGGCGGGATGCACCACGCGATGCCCGGCAACGCGGCGGGCTTCTGCATCTACAACGACATCGCCGTCGGCATCCAGTGGCTGCTCGACCACGGCGCCGAGCGGGTGGCCTACATCGACGTCGACGTCCACCACGGCGACGGCGTGGAGCGCGCGTTCTGGAACGACCCGCGGGTCCTCACCGTCTCGCTGCACGAGTCGGGCCGCGCGCTCTTCCCCGGGACGGGGTTCCCGGGCGACATCGGGGGCCCTGACGCCGAGGGTGCTGCCGTCAACATCGCCCTCCCTCCGGGGACCGGGGACTCGGCCTGGCTCCGGGCGCTGCACTCCACCGCCCTGCCACTGGTGCGGGCGTACAAGCCCGACGTGCTCGTCACCCAGCACGGCTGCGACACCCACGCCCAGGACCCGCTGGCCCACCTCTCCCTGTCGGTGGACGCCCAGCGCGCCGCCGCCGACGCCCTGCACCGGCTCTCCCACGAGGTCTGCGAGGGGCGGTGGGTGGCGGTCGGCGGGGGCGGCTACGAGATCGTCGACGTGGTCCCGCGGTCGTGGACCCACCTCACGGCCATCGCGGCCCACCATCCGGTGCCGCTCACCGAGTCCGTCCCGCAGGACTGGCTCGATCACGTCCGCACGCTGCTCGGACGCGAGGGCCCACGTCGGATGGGGGACCTCGACCCCGCCGAGGGCCCGATCTGGCACCAGCCCTGGGACATGGGCTACAACCCGCACAGCGAGGTGGACCGGGCGGTCATGGCGACCCGGCAGGCGGTCTTCGCGCTGCACGGGCTCGACGTCTGGTTCGACTGA
- a CDS encoding GNAT family N-acetyltransferase gives MSEITVRRLAEDEWEQYKTARLNALEESPEAFAASLEDERGYDEEFWRTRLGRSQRLLAEVEGRTVGVVSVGQAQEGNDRVAELFGLWVTPDARGTGVATELVHAAADEARTQGRSHLAYWVGSDNGRAVAFASGCGFRPTDSRRPMRVQNGEDEEDEVAMVLPLGEDRGTPSL, from the coding sequence ATGAGCGAGATCACCGTGCGCCGGCTGGCCGAGGACGAGTGGGAGCAGTATAAGACCGCCCGCCTCAACGCTCTCGAGGAGTCCCCGGAGGCCTTCGCGGCTTCCCTCGAGGACGAACGCGGCTACGACGAGGAGTTCTGGCGCACCCGCCTGGGGCGCTCGCAGCGGCTGCTCGCCGAGGTCGAGGGCCGCACGGTCGGTGTCGTGAGTGTCGGCCAGGCCCAGGAGGGCAACGACCGGGTCGCCGAGCTCTTCGGTCTGTGGGTCACGCCCGACGCCCGCGGCACCGGGGTGGCCACCGAGCTCGTGCACGCCGCGGCGGACGAGGCCAGGACGCAGGGTCGCAGCCACCTCGCCTACTGGGTCGGCTCCGACAACGGCCGGGCCGTGGCGTTCGCCAGCGGGTGCGGCTTCCGTCCGACCGACAGCCGTCGTCCGATGCGCGTCCAGAACGGCGAGGACGAGGAGGACGAGGTGGCGATGGTGCTGCCGCTCGGCGAGGACCGCGGGACGCCCTCGCTCTGA
- the proC gene encoding pyrroline-5-carboxylate reductase, with product MGTVAILGAGTMGETLLSGLIRSGRPAGDLVVTARRPERADALAAQYGVRALSNTEAAQTADTLVLVVKPQDMGLLVDEIRDHVSPGNLVVSLAAGIPTAWLESRLPDGVAVVRVMPNTPALVDQGMAAVSAGRSADAAHLEEASELLRSCGRVVQVAEKHQDAVTAISGSGPAYIFYVVEAMIEAGVVLGLPRPTATELVVQTLFGAATMMRETGQHPTVLREQVTSPGGTTAAALRQLDDHKVRAAFITAMEAAANRSHELASGHE from the coding sequence ATGGGAACTGTCGCGATCCTCGGTGCCGGAACGATGGGCGAGACGCTGCTCTCGGGCCTGATCAGGTCCGGGCGGCCGGCGGGGGACCTCGTCGTCACCGCACGCCGTCCTGAGCGAGCCGATGCGCTCGCCGCCCAGTACGGCGTGCGCGCGCTGTCCAACACCGAGGCCGCACAGACCGCGGACACCCTCGTCCTCGTCGTGAAGCCGCAGGACATGGGCCTGCTCGTCGACGAGATCCGTGACCACGTGTCGCCGGGGAACCTGGTGGTCAGCCTCGCGGCCGGCATCCCGACGGCCTGGCTCGAGAGCCGGCTCCCCGACGGGGTCGCGGTCGTGCGCGTCATGCCCAACACCCCGGCGCTGGTCGACCAGGGCATGGCCGCCGTCAGCGCCGGCCGCAGCGCCGACGCCGCCCACCTCGAGGAGGCCTCCGAGCTGTTGCGCTCCTGCGGGCGCGTGGTCCAGGTCGCCGAGAAGCACCAGGACGCGGTCACCGCGATCAGCGGCTCGGGGCCCGCCTACATCTTCTACGTCGTCGAGGCCATGATCGAGGCCGGTGTCGTCCTGGGGCTGCCCCGCCCCACCGCGACCGAGCTCGTCGTCCAGACCCTGTTCGGCGCCGCGACGATGATGCGCGAGACCGGCCAGCACCCCACCGTGCTGCGCGAGCAGGTCACCTCGCCCGGCGGCACGACCGCTGCGGCGTTGCGCCAGCTCGACGACCACAAGGTGCGGGCCGCCTTCATCACGGCCATGGAGGCCGCAGCGAACCGCTCGCACGAGCTCGCCTCGGGTCATGAGTGA
- a CDS encoding TrkA family potassium uptake protein: MGKKLYEDDVLVIGLGRFGGSVAIELQRLGHHVVAVERDHELAETFLGKVTKIVQADASQPQAVANLKARSFKLAVVGIGSSVEASVLCAMNLVDAGIPTIWAKSLSPEHARILERIGVHHVISPEAESGRRVAHLLNGKLMDYIEFDDGFAIVKMKPPQEAIGFTLAQSKIRSKYGVTIVGVKAPGEDFTYAVPETKVTAHDTLIVSGPTDLLDGLASRP; encoded by the coding sequence GTGGGTAAGAAGCTGTACGAGGACGACGTCCTCGTCATCGGGCTCGGCCGCTTCGGCGGGTCGGTCGCCATCGAGCTGCAACGGCTCGGGCACCACGTCGTCGCCGTCGAGCGTGACCACGAGCTGGCCGAGACCTTCCTCGGCAAGGTCACCAAGATCGTCCAGGCCGACGCCAGCCAGCCGCAGGCCGTCGCCAACCTCAAGGCGCGCAGCTTCAAGCTCGCGGTCGTCGGCATCGGGTCCTCGGTGGAGGCGTCGGTCCTGTGCGCGATGAACCTCGTCGACGCCGGCATTCCGACGATCTGGGCCAAGTCGCTCAGCCCCGAGCACGCGCGCATCCTCGAGCGGATCGGCGTCCACCACGTCATCTCACCCGAGGCCGAGAGCGGCCGCCGGGTGGCCCACCTGCTCAACGGCAAGCTCATGGACTACATCGAGTTCGACGACGGCTTCGCCATCGTCAAGATGAAGCCGCCGCAGGAGGCGATCGGGTTCACGTTGGCGCAGAGCAAGATCCGCAGCAAGTACGGCGTGACGATCGTGGGCGTCAAGGCACCGGGCGAGGACTTCACGTATGCCGTGCCGGAGACCAAGGTGACCGCGCACGACACCCTCATCGTCAGCGGTCCGACCGACCTCCTGGACGGCCTCGCCTCACGTCCGTGA